A genomic window from Candidatus Pelagisphaera phototrophica includes:
- a CDS encoding fumarate reductase/succinate dehydrogenase flavoprotein subunit, translating to MILDSKIPSGPLEKKWSKHIMDGKIVNPANKRKYEVIVVGTGLAGASAAATLAELGYSVNAFTFHDSPRRAHSIAAQGGINAAKNYQNDGDSVYRLFYDTVKGGDFRSRESNVYRLAEVSANIIDQCVALGVPFAREYGGLLANRSFGGAQVSRTFYARGQTGQQLLLGAYSGLSRQIGLGTVRMNANHEMLELVTIDGHARGIITRNVITGAIERHSAHAVVLATGGYGNVFYLSTNAMNSNVTATWRAHRKGAAFANPCYTQIHPTCIPVSGDYQSKLTLMSESLRNDGRIWAPKKKEDRRPADQIPEDERDYYLERKYPSFGNLAPRDISSRAAKEACDEGRGVGESGLGVYLDFKDAIDRLGESAIRERYGNLFDIYHEITGESAYKQPMRIYPAVHYTMGGLWVDYNLMSSIPGCFVIGEANFSDHGANRLGASALMQGLADGYFVLPYTIPHYLADIPRDPAPPTDHPEFAKAEEEVVNRTKALLDSNGKQTVRSFHKRLGKIIWDKCGMSRSKSGLEEGIRLISELRQEFEEDVCVPGAADTLNQSLELAGRVADFFELGELMCRDALAREESCGGHFREEHQYPDGEAMRNDEDYGHVSAWEWRGKNQEPELHREKLEYEAVKMVTRSYK from the coding sequence ATGATACTGGATTCTAAAATACCTTCTGGCCCGCTGGAGAAAAAGTGGAGCAAGCACATAATGGATGGGAAGATAGTTAATCCCGCCAACAAGCGCAAGTACGAGGTCATTGTTGTGGGAACGGGTCTGGCGGGCGCGTCTGCAGCGGCAACCTTGGCTGAGCTAGGTTACTCGGTAAACGCGTTTACGTTTCACGATAGCCCACGTCGTGCTCATTCAATCGCGGCACAAGGAGGGATTAATGCTGCGAAGAACTATCAGAACGATGGGGACAGCGTGTATCGGCTGTTCTACGACACTGTGAAAGGTGGGGACTTCCGGTCTCGCGAATCGAACGTCTACCGACTGGCTGAAGTGAGTGCGAACATCATCGATCAGTGCGTAGCATTGGGGGTGCCGTTTGCTCGCGAGTATGGAGGATTGCTTGCGAACCGGTCTTTTGGCGGAGCCCAGGTATCGCGGACCTTTTACGCTCGAGGTCAGACTGGACAGCAACTTCTTCTGGGGGCCTACTCGGGCTTGAGTCGTCAGATCGGTTTGGGGACGGTGCGAATGAATGCGAATCACGAGATGCTGGAGCTCGTGACAATTGATGGCCACGCCAGAGGAATCATCACTCGCAATGTTATTACGGGGGCCATAGAACGTCACTCGGCCCATGCCGTTGTACTCGCTACGGGCGGCTATGGCAACGTGTTCTATCTTTCGACTAACGCCATGAATAGCAATGTGACCGCAACATGGAGGGCTCACCGAAAAGGAGCGGCGTTTGCCAACCCTTGCTATACACAGATTCATCCGACGTGCATACCGGTCTCCGGAGACTACCAGTCCAAGTTGACTCTTATGTCTGAGTCGCTCCGAAACGACGGACGCATTTGGGCGCCGAAGAAGAAGGAAGATAGGCGACCTGCTGATCAGATTCCTGAGGATGAGCGTGACTACTATTTAGAACGTAAGTATCCAAGCTTTGGAAACCTAGCGCCGCGCGATATTTCTTCGCGGGCGGCAAAAGAGGCGTGCGATGAAGGCAGAGGTGTGGGCGAATCCGGACTGGGGGTTTATCTCGATTTCAAAGATGCCATTGATCGCCTCGGAGAGAGCGCGATTCGGGAACGTTATGGTAATCTCTTTGACATTTACCATGAGATAACCGGCGAGAGTGCTTACAAGCAACCTATGCGGATTTATCCGGCGGTTCACTACACCATGGGTGGTCTGTGGGTAGACTACAACTTGATGAGTTCGATTCCTGGGTGTTTTGTGATTGGCGAAGCCAATTTCTCGGATCATGGTGCCAATCGGCTTGGGGCCTCTGCTTTGATGCAAGGTCTGGCGGATGGCTATTTCGTATTGCCGTATACCATCCCTCACTACTTAGCGGATATTCCGCGAGATCCTGCTCCACCAACGGATCATCCGGAATTTGCGAAGGCTGAGGAAGAAGTGGTTAACCGAACCAAAGCTCTCCTAGATAGTAATGGAAAGCAAACTGTAAGAAGTTTTCACAAGCGCTTAGGGAAAATCATCTGGGACAAGTGTGGTATGTCGCGAAGCAAAAGCGGTCTGGAAGAAGGGATTCGACTGATATCAGAGCTTCGTCAAGAGTTTGAGGAGGACGTTTGTGTTCCGGGTGCTGCAGACACTTTAAATCAATCGCTTGAGTTAGCGGGTCGAGTCGCCGACTTTTTCGAGCTGGGAGAGTTGATGTGTCGTGACGCTCTCGCACGAGAAGAATCATGTGGCGGTCACTTCAGGGAGGAGCACCAGTATCCGGATGGAGAAGCTATGCGTAATGACGAAGACTACGGTCATGTTTCCGCCTGGGAGTGGAGGGGCAAGAATCAGGAACCAGAGCTCCACAGAGAGAAATTAGAATACGAGGCGGTCAAGATGGTGACGCGCAGCTATAAGTAA